The nucleotide sequence TGAGGTGTTTACACTACGCAAAGATACATTTAAGGACCGTCTTGACTGGGCCGTCAACTGTATTAATGGGATGGAATTCGACGAGTATGATAATGAGCACACCACCTACCTTTTAGGTGTCAAAGAGGGGAAGGTGATTTGTAGCGTCCGGTTTATAGAAATAAAATATCCCAACATGATTACCGGCACATTCTTTTCTTATTTCGATAATCTCAAGATCCCCGAAGGGAACTATATTGAATCCAGTCGTTTTTTTGTTGACCGTGATCGGGTAAGAAATTTAATTGGCACCCGCAATCCGGCATGTCTGACGTTATTCCTCGCTATGATCAATTACGCCAGAAAATACCACTATGACGGTATCCTCACCATTGTCAGCCACCCGATGTTGACCTTGTTAAAACGTTCAGGCTGGCGCATTTCCATTATTCAGCAAGGGTTATCGGAAAAACAGGAGAAAATTTATCTGCTGCATCTGCCCGCTGACGATGAAAGCCGATACGCACTGATTGAACGCATTACACAGATAACCAGTGCCGAATCCGAGCAGCTTAAGACCTTGCCTTTGCTGGTCCCACTGGCTTGATCAGATTCATTTCAACGCCGAGCCTGATCGCATGTTTGGCATTCAGCACGCCCAGTTTTTTCACAACGTTGCCGATATGAAATTTTACTGTACTGGTGGTGATACCGAGAATAAGCGCAATCTCCTGATAGGTTTTCCCCATGCTTGCCCAGTAGAGAATTTCGTTTTCTCTCTGTGAGAAAAGATCGGCTTCCTGCGACTTACTGTTGTTTCTGTTTCGACTCATCTCTCGGTAAAGGGAGGTGAGTTTTTCATGGGCCGAAATCAACAACATTTGCAATTTATCTTTATTATTCTGAATAATTTCTTCCAGTTCTTCACTGCGATGTTCCTCTATCATAAAAGACAACGCCGCCAGATTGTTACCTGGATCATGCAACACAAAGGTATAACCATTAGCGATGTCATATTCTTTGGAGAGATTGAATATTCTGGAAAATTTCAGCTTTGAACTGATGACCAGGTCATCATCCCAGGAGAAAGGAGAAATCTTGTTGATGGCGGTCAGAATCACCGGGTCAATATGCTGATAGTTATTATTTCTGTAAATATCAACCCACTCCGGCGGGTAATTGGAGATGATCACAACATCCGTCGGTTTCTTCTTGTTCATGATTAAATAGGCGTACTTGGGGTCGCCATAGGCTTTTAACTTTCGGTTAAGATAGTTTTGTATTGTGCTATTGATGAAGTCAACGTTAGAGAATGATATAGACATCCAACTCTCCCAAAATCGCGTGCGACAGCTCAGCCTGACCATAACGGCACGAAAGTATAGTATCAACCTATACCTAAGTCTAACTATCTTTCCCGGTACAAAATCCTTAGAATTTTCAAAAAATAACATTAAGCACAAAAATAAAAACAGCTGATCTGCTTTAAAGATCGGAAAGCCAAATTGGCCCACACCAGGGAAATATTAGTTAGTTTATTAATTCTATGCCCTAAATAATTCGGGTAGCAGGACAAGGCTCATTACGAGCCCTGTGACGCGGCAACCCAGTGAATCTCCGGCAGCAGGCATCAGTCAGCGACGGGGGTGAATGCAGGCGGCCAACGTATCTGTAATCCGGAGGATGGCGGGCATATATAACGCTATATTGTTAGCCCTTCTCTCTCTTGTTATCCCTTGAGGGTTGCAGGAGAGAGAAAGGTCATTTTTCCCCTCCCTTTATTTTTGCCCTGCATCCCGTTATTGCCCTCAAATATCCCTTCTGCCCGCCTATGTCTGACGGCATGTTCGGATTACATCCTGTTATATTCCGCACGCGATCCCCGCAGAATATCGCTGACGGAAACCTTCGGACAAAAACCGCGATAACGTAGCTATAACCGCAATAACGTAGCTATCAGAATAAACTATACCCATTTTACCGCCGAACTGACGATACTCGTCCTCTCGCATCGGCTGGGGTGCAATTTCAAACAAAACGCCTGAATCACGCTGGTTATACTCCCGTCAAAGATACAGATAAGGGGAGTAGAATGGATTATTCGTTAATTATTCATGATGATGATGACACCTTGCATACCCTCCTGCGTGACAAACTCACCGCAATTGGCGTAGATAAAGGCCGTATCGCCGAGATCTTTCAGGGAGCGCCCCTGTTCGGCGAAGAAGGGCGGCTAGACTCCATCAATATCGTCACCCTGATTGCCGTGCTCAGCGACCACTGTGAAGCGGTCTACAACCTGAGCGGCGATCTGTTCGACCTGACGAACGACCGCGTTTTTGATGCCTTCCAGAACGTGACCAGTCTGACGCGTTTCCTGCGTGAGCGGCTTCACCATGACTGACCCCACTCACCCTCATGTCCGTACTGAGGCTGGTTCGCCGTTCGCCAATGGCTACATAGAAGAGGTGGCTGTCGCCGATATTGCCGGGCGCATCGGTACGCCGTTCTATGTTTACAGCGCCCGTCAGCTGCGTCGCCAGCTTCAGCAACTCCGCCAGCAGTTGCCGACCGGGATCGCGGTTTATTATTCCCTGAAAGCCAATCCTAATCTTTCGGTAGTCAGAGTATTGGCGGAACAGGGGGCGGGGTGTGAGGTCTGCTCGCCTACCGAGTTGAAAACCGCGCTGGCGGCGGGCGTTTCGCCGCAGCACATCCTGTATGTCGGGCCGGGCAAATCCCTGCCTGCGTTGAAATTCGCCATTGACTGCGGCATTCGGGCGATTGTGGTGGAATCGGTAGCGGAGCTGGATAACCTCAACCAGCTGGCGGCACAGGCCAATACCGTGCAGACGGTGGCGCTGCGCATCAATCCGGATTTCAGCAGCGCGCACGCCCGGCTGGTGATGAGCGGCAAACCCACCCAATTCGGCATGACGTTGGATACTCTGGATACCGTGCTAACCAGCCTGCACCGCTGGCCCTCGGTTTCTCTGCGCGGTTTTCATATTTATCTGGGCACCCGCATCCTCAACGCCCAGACCATCGCCGACAATACCCGTAATATCCTGCAACTGGCGCTAAACCTACGCGATACACACCAGTTAACACTGGATTTTGTCGATGTCGGCGGCGGCTTCGGCGTTCCCTATTTTCCGAAGGAAGCGCCGTTGGATCTGCCGGCGCTGGGCGAGGCCGTCGCGTCAATCGTGGCGGACTTCCTCCGCCAGACTGCCGATACACAAATCATTATCGAACTGGGACGTTATCTGGTGGCGGAAGCCGGCCTGTTCGTCACCCGGGTCAACACCCTGAAAACCGCCGGCGGGAAAACGTTCGCCGTCTGCGATGGCGGCGCCAATTGTCACAGTGCGGCGGCCGGCCTGAACAGCATGCTGCGCAAAAACTTTCCGCTGTTGCGGCTGGGCGACAATGTGGACCGGCCGTTGCAGCCTTATCAAGTCAGCGGGCCGCTTTGCACGCCCACCGATCTGCTGGGCGACAACGTGCTGCTGCCGATGCTGGCGGTCGACGACCTGATCGGGATCCCCCATTCCGGCGCTTACGGGCTGACCGCATCGCCGGGCTCGTTCCTCAGCTTTGGTTACCCGCCGGAAGTGATGGTGGACGG is from Dickeya dianthicola NCPPB 453 and encodes:
- a CDS encoding type III PLP-dependent enzyme, which codes for MTDPTHPHVRTEAGSPFANGYIEEVAVADIAGRIGTPFYVYSARQLRRQLQQLRQQLPTGIAVYYSLKANPNLSVVRVLAEQGAGCEVCSPTELKTALAAGVSPQHILYVGPGKSLPALKFAIDCGIRAIVVESVAELDNLNQLAAQANTVQTVALRINPDFSSAHARLVMSGKPTQFGMTLDTLDTVLTSLHRWPSVSLRGFHIYLGTRILNAQTIADNTRNILQLALNLRDTHQLTLDFVDVGGGFGVPYFPKEAPLDLPALGEAVASIVADFLRQTADTQIIIELGRYLVAEAGLFVTRVNTLKTAGGKTFAVCDGGANCHSAAAGLNSMLRKNFPLLRLGDNVDRPLQPYQVSGPLCTPTDLLGDNVLLPMLAVDDLIGIPHSGAYGLTASPGSFLSFGYPPEVMVDGRRLTLIRQPETTEQLLARQQPVDLSGDTP
- a CDS encoding helix-turn-helix transcriptional regulator; this encodes MSISFSNVDFINSTIQNYLNRKLKAYGDPKYAYLIMNKKKPTDVVIISNYPPEWVDIYRNNNYQHIDPVILTAINKISPFSWDDDLVISSKLKFSRIFNLSKEYDIANGYTFVLHDPGNNLAALSFMIEEHRSEELEEIIQNNKDKLQMLLISAHEKLTSLYREMSRNRNNSKSQEADLFSQRENEILYWASMGKTYQEIALILGITTSTVKFHIGNVVKKLGVLNAKHAIRLGVEMNLIKPVGPAKARS
- a CDS encoding acyl-homoserine-lactone synthase; translated protein: MLEIFDVSFSLMSNNKLDEVFTLRKDTFKDRLDWAVNCINGMEFDEYDNEHTTYLLGVKEGKVICSVRFIEIKYPNMITGTFFSYFDNLKIPEGNYIESSRFFVDRDRVRNLIGTRNPACLTLFLAMINYARKYHYDGILTIVSHPMLTLLKRSGWRISIIQQGLSEKQEKIYLLHLPADDESRYALIERITQITSAESEQLKTLPLLVPLA